In one window of Streptomyces sp. FXJ1.172 DNA:
- a CDS encoding serine hydrolase domain-containing protein: MSQEITVHGTVAEGFEAVREEFSAFVAGERDDYEGQLCAYVHGRRVADLWAGGEADSLYGVFSSTKGAAHLVVALLVQDGTLELDRKVTYYWPEFGAEGKGSVTLRELLAHRAGLVGIDAGFSPEEMADDRAMAERLADQKPFWRPGTAFGYHALVIGALTGEVVRRATGRTLQEVFEERVRAPYGTDFHLGLPEAEEPRFRTVQPMLPTPEQQALIAAEPAGPHTLPAIAFNRHVPEPGTLDGYVNSRLVRAKGPASAGGVASARGLAKMYASAISEVGDRPPLLKPDTVAEVGQIHSVGYDLVARAHKSYGLGFQATADMWHPVLGAGTFGHSGAGGSQAFADPRSGLAYGYTRRRMVFPAGAAPENEGFVRAVHTAALAA; encoded by the coding sequence ATGAGTCAGGAGATCACCGTCCACGGCACGGTCGCCGAGGGCTTCGAGGCGGTGCGCGAGGAGTTCTCCGCGTTCGTCGCCGGGGAACGGGACGACTACGAGGGTCAGTTGTGCGCGTATGTGCACGGGCGGCGGGTCGCCGACCTGTGGGCGGGCGGCGAGGCCGACTCCCTGTACGGCGTGTTCTCGTCCACCAAGGGCGCGGCCCACCTGGTGGTCGCGCTCCTCGTGCAGGACGGCACGCTGGAGCTGGACCGCAAAGTGACCTACTACTGGCCGGAGTTCGGCGCCGAGGGCAAGGGCTCGGTGACCCTCAGGGAACTGCTCGCGCACCGGGCGGGCCTGGTCGGGATCGACGCCGGGTTCTCGCCCGAGGAGATGGCCGACGACCGGGCGATGGCCGAACGGCTCGCGGACCAGAAGCCGTTCTGGCGCCCGGGCACGGCCTTCGGCTACCACGCGCTGGTGATCGGCGCGCTCACCGGCGAGGTGGTCCGCAGGGCCACGGGGCGCACGCTCCAGGAGGTCTTCGAGGAGCGGGTGCGGGCGCCGTACGGCACGGACTTCCACCTCGGGCTGCCCGAGGCCGAGGAGCCCCGCTTCCGCACCGTGCAGCCGATGCTGCCGACCCCGGAGCAGCAGGCGCTGATCGCCGCCGAGCCGGCCGGTCCGCACACGCTCCCCGCGATCGCCTTCAACAGGCATGTGCCGGAGCCCGGGACACTGGACGGCTACGTCAACTCCCGCCTCGTACGCGCCAAGGGGCCGGCGTCGGCGGGCGGCGTCGCCTCGGCGCGCGGGCTCGCGAAGATGTACGCGTCGGCGATCAGCGAGGTGGGCGACCGCCCGCCGCTGCTGAAGCCGGACACGGTCGCCGAGGTGGGCCAGATCCACTCGGTCGGGTACGACCTGGTGGCCCGCGCGCACAAGTCCTACGGCCTCGGCTTCCAGGCGACGGCCGACATGTGGCACCCGGTCCTGGGCGCGGGCACCTTCGGCCACAGCGGCGCGGGCGGCTCCCAGGCCTTCGCCGACCCCCGCAGCGGCCTGGCGTACGGCTACACCCGCCGGCGCATGGTGTTCCCGGCCGGGGCGGCGCCGGAGAACGAGGGCTTCGTCAGAGCGGTGCACACGGCGGCGCTGGCGGCCTGA
- a CDS encoding organic hydroperoxide resistance protein — MPITQSDVLYTAVATAENGRDGRVATDDGKLDVVVNPPEEMGGSGAGTNPEQLFAAGYSACFQGALGVVARQAGADVSGSTVTAKVGIGKNDDGFGIIVEISANIPNVPAEAARDLVEKAHQVCPYSKAIRGNITVTLV, encoded by the coding sequence ATGCCCATCACGCAGTCAGACGTCCTGTACACCGCCGTCGCCACCGCCGAGAACGGCCGCGACGGCCGGGTCGCCACCGACGACGGCAAGCTCGACGTCGTCGTGAACCCGCCCGAGGAGATGGGCGGCAGCGGCGCCGGCACCAACCCGGAGCAGCTGTTCGCCGCGGGCTACAGCGCCTGCTTCCAGGGGGCGCTCGGCGTCGTCGCCCGGCAGGCGGGCGCCGACGTCTCCGGCTCGACGGTCACCGCGAAGGTCGGCATCGGCAAGAACGACGACGGGTTCGGGATCATCGTGGAGATCTCCGCGAACATCCCGAACGTGCCCGCCGAGGCCGCCCGGGACCTGGTCGAGAAGGCGCACCAGGTGTGCCCCTACTCGAAGGCGATCCGCGGCAACATCACCGTGACGCTGGTCTGA
- a CDS encoding NADP-dependent oxidoreductase: MINREWHLLSRPVGWPKPEDFALVETEVPAPGPGQVLVKNKYLSVDPYMRGRMSAAKSYAAPFELGKVMQGGAVGEVIESNAEGIAAGDHILHFFGWREYAVMDAKHAVKVGPAAVPAVKVDDKAHEVPLSAYLGVLGMTGLTAYAGLLRTASFKEGDIVFVSGAAGAVGSEVGQLAKLLGASRVIGSAGSDEKVKLLVEEYGFDAAFNYKNGPVAEQLREAAPDGIDVYFDNVGGDHLEAAIGSLNQGGRIAICGMISVYNNTEPAPGPKNLARLIQTRGRIEGFLVGDHYDLQPEFVQKVGPWVASGELKYRETVVEGIENNLEAFLGVLRGDNIGKMIVKL, from the coding sequence ATGATCAACCGCGAGTGGCACCTGCTCAGCCGTCCCGTCGGCTGGCCGAAGCCCGAGGACTTCGCCCTGGTGGAGACCGAGGTCCCGGCCCCCGGGCCGGGCCAGGTGCTGGTGAAGAACAAGTACCTCTCGGTCGACCCGTACATGCGCGGCCGGATGAGTGCCGCGAAGTCCTACGCCGCGCCCTTCGAGCTGGGCAAGGTCATGCAGGGCGGCGCAGTCGGCGAGGTGATCGAGTCCAACGCCGAGGGCATCGCGGCCGGCGACCACATCCTGCACTTCTTCGGCTGGCGCGAGTACGCGGTCATGGACGCGAAGCACGCCGTCAAGGTAGGCCCGGCGGCCGTCCCGGCCGTCAAGGTCGACGACAAGGCCCACGAGGTGCCGCTGTCGGCGTACCTCGGCGTCCTCGGCATGACCGGCCTGACCGCCTACGCGGGCCTGCTGCGCACCGCGTCCTTCAAGGAGGGCGACATCGTCTTCGTCTCCGGCGCCGCGGGTGCCGTGGGCAGCGAGGTCGGCCAGCTCGCCAAACTGCTGGGCGCCTCGCGGGTGATCGGCTCGGCCGGCTCCGACGAGAAGGTCAAGCTGCTGGTCGAGGAGTACGGCTTCGACGCGGCCTTCAACTACAAGAACGGCCCGGTCGCCGAGCAGCTGCGCGAGGCCGCGCCCGACGGCATCGACGTCTACTTCGACAACGTCGGCGGCGACCACCTGGAGGCGGCCATCGGCTCGCTCAACCAGGGCGGCCGGATCGCCATCTGCGGCATGATCTCGGTCTACAACAACACCGAGCCCGCCCCCGGCCCGAAGAACCTCGCGCGGCTGATCCAGACCCGGGGCCGGATCGAGGGCTTCCTCGTCGGCGACCACTACGACCTGCAGCCGGAGTTCGTCCAGAAGGTCGGGCCGTGGGTCGCCTCGGGCGAGCTGAAGTACCGCGAGACCGTGGTCGAGGGCATCGAGAACAACCTGGAGGCGTTCCTCGGGGTCCTGCGCGGCGACAACATCGGCAAGATGATCGTCAAGCTCTGA
- a CDS encoding MarR family winged helix-turn-helix transcriptional regulator, protein MSTPSSPSNNRRPDALTLEVVELIGDVVARFYADYEKAAGEHTLTGPQARLLSLLSLEPLPMRKLAQKLKCEPSNVTGIVDRLESRGLVERRPDPADRRVKLAAATDEGRRMAKDLREGLRFAREPLAGLSEEERRSLRDLLRRMLGD, encoded by the coding sequence ATGTCCACTCCGTCCAGTCCATCGAACAACCGCCGGCCCGACGCCCTGACCCTGGAGGTCGTCGAGCTGATCGGCGACGTCGTGGCCCGCTTCTACGCGGACTACGAGAAGGCGGCGGGCGAGCACACCCTGACCGGCCCGCAGGCCAGGCTGCTCAGCCTGCTCTCGCTGGAGCCGCTGCCGATGCGCAAGCTCGCGCAGAAGCTGAAGTGCGAGCCGTCCAACGTGACCGGGATCGTGGACCGCCTGGAGTCCCGGGGACTGGTCGAGCGCCGCCCCGACCCCGCCGACCGCCGCGTGAAGCTGGCCGCCGCCACGGACGAGGGCCGGCGCATGGCCAAGGACCTGCGCGAGGGCCTGCGTTTCGCCCGCGAACCCCTCGCCGGCCTGTCGGAGGAGGAGCGCCGCTCGCTGCGCGATCTGCTGCGGCGGATGCTGGGCGACTGA
- a CDS encoding EI24 domain-containing protein, which produces MRDLGVGFGYLLRGQRWVGRHGRQYGFGLLPGLITLVLYAAALVALAVWGEDAVSWATPFADHWASPWQGLFRGFLTAVLFALGLLLAVLTFTAVTLLVGQPFYESLSERADADASPDGTAPRSQLPLRRELWISARDSLRVLVRAGLWGVLLFALGFLPFVGQSVVPVIGLFVTGFFLTEELTAVALQRRGVELRARLTLLRSRKTLVWGFGTPLGLAFLVPFAAVFLMPGAVVGATLLARELVGEDGGDDLPPAAVSEPDPARRRPSRPGASSWRSPPC; this is translated from the coding sequence ATGCGCGATCTCGGGGTGGGGTTCGGATATCTGCTGAGAGGTCAGCGCTGGGTCGGCCGGCACGGCAGGCAGTACGGCTTCGGGCTGCTGCCCGGCCTGATCACCCTGGTCCTGTACGCGGCCGCGCTGGTCGCGCTCGCCGTGTGGGGCGAGGACGCGGTCAGCTGGGCGACGCCGTTCGCGGACCACTGGGCCAGTCCCTGGCAGGGCCTGTTCCGCGGCTTTTTGACCGCTGTCCTGTTCGCCCTCGGCCTGCTGCTGGCCGTGCTCACCTTCACGGCCGTGACCCTGCTCGTCGGCCAGCCCTTCTACGAGAGCCTGTCGGAGCGGGCCGACGCCGACGCCTCGCCGGACGGCACCGCCCCGCGCTCGCAGCTGCCGCTCCGGCGCGAGCTGTGGATCTCGGCCCGCGACAGCCTGCGCGTCCTGGTGCGGGCCGGCCTGTGGGGCGTACTGCTCTTCGCGCTCGGCTTCCTGCCGTTCGTCGGCCAGAGCGTGGTCCCCGTGATCGGCCTCTTCGTCACCGGGTTCTTCCTCACCGAGGAACTGACCGCCGTGGCCCTCCAGCGCCGGGGCGTCGAACTGCGCGCCCGGCTCACCCTGCTCCGCTCCCGCAAGACCCTGGTCTGGGGCTTCGGCACCCCACTCGGCCTCGCCTTCCTGGTCCCGTTCGCCGCGGTGTTCCTGATGCCGGGCGCCGTCGTGGGGGCGACGCTGCTGGCCCGGGAGCTGGTGGGGGAGGACGGCGGGGACGATCTCCCGCCGGCGGCGGTGAGCGAGCCGGACCCCGCCAGGCGGCGCCCGAGCAGACCCGGGGCCTCTTCGTGGCGATCGCCGCCCTGCTGA
- a CDS encoding TetR/AcrR family transcriptional regulator, translating into MPYGDVMSARVRSEERRAEIVGAALEVIAERGYRGASLAAVAERVGLTQQGLLHHFPTKDALLVAVLQERDRWDAVPDSQWRTDLLASLVEYNAMRPAIIQTFSALLGESVTEDHPAREYFTRRYARVRESMAAVLRTEYGDRLPGGLTPERAAPLLVAVMDGLQYQWLLDPESVDMPAAFRDFLRLLGERGD; encoded by the coding sequence ATGCCGTACGGTGACGTCATGAGCGCGAGGGTCAGGAGCGAGGAGCGGCGCGCGGAGATCGTCGGGGCGGCGCTGGAGGTGATCGCCGAGCGCGGTTACCGGGGGGCGAGCCTGGCCGCGGTGGCCGAGCGGGTGGGGCTGACCCAGCAGGGTCTGCTGCACCACTTCCCCACCAAGGACGCCCTGTTGGTGGCCGTGCTCCAGGAGCGGGACCGGTGGGACGCGGTGCCGGACTCGCAGTGGCGGACGGATCTGCTGGCCTCGCTGGTCGAGTACAACGCGATGCGCCCGGCGATCATCCAGACCTTCTCGGCGCTGCTCGGCGAGAGCGTGACGGAGGATCATCCGGCACGGGAGTACTTCACGCGGCGCTACGCGCGGGTGCGGGAGTCCATGGCGGCGGTACTGCGCACCGAGTACGGCGACCGCCTGCCGGGCGGCCTCACCCCCGAACGGGCCGCCCCGCTGCTGGTCGCGGTGATGGACGGCCTGCAGTACCAGTGGCTGCTGGACCCGGAATCGGTGGACATGCCGGCGGCGTTCCGGGACTTCCTGCGGCTGCTGGGCGAGCGGGGCGACTGA
- a CDS encoding beta-glucosidase produces the protein MQDEEDTDGRQRGGTAVAETGAQRADAAREAVVEEALTRLSLDAKTRLLAGQDMWTLPALPEIGLERLVMSDGPVGVRGVRWSADDPSVALPSPTALAAAWDPALAHRAGVLLAQEARRKGVHVLLAPTVNLHRSPLGGRHFEAYSEDPYLTGAIGTGYVTGVQSGGVGTTVKHFVANDAETDRFTVDNLVSARALRELYLAPFEAIVENARPWGIMTAYNTVNGTTMTEHHHLVGEVLRGEWGFDGFNVSDWTAARDTVACIEGGLDVAMPGPRTVYGPALARAVRDGEVAEATVDAAVRRVLRLAARVGILEGAEPVVPEPPAPVDGEALAREIARRSFVLVRNERAALPLEPNGTVALIGAAARDARVLGGGSATVFPARTVSPLDGLTAALPEGTLTYAVGADPATELAVAGQGFTLRAVCRDSGGTVIGTRSAPGGLIQWMGSDLPEGVTHDTLHTVELTGTFTPRESGPHTFGIKGAGAFTLTVDGTTYYDDVQRPAEDDPFEAFFGAPVPRARPELTAGEPVDVSLTHVVRLPDDIPMKTVTFALAHSAPQRDADELIAEAARAARGAGTAVVVVATTDRVESEGFDRTDLRLPGRQDDLVRAVAAANPNTVVVVNSGSPVELPWREDVAAVLLTWFPGQEGGAALADVLTGAHEPGGRLPTTWGSLADAPVTQVVPADGRLPYDEGVFIGYRAWEKAGCTPAYPFGHGLGYTDWSYECLEARPQADGTATARVRVRNTGERSGREVVQVYLAPADPDAGRPARRLAGFASVEAGPGESAEVTVVLPRRAFEVWDEKANAWVFVKGSYEIAAGRSIADRRLTAPINV, from the coding sequence ATGCAGGATGAGGAGGACACCGACGGACGTCAGCGAGGAGGTACCGCCGTGGCGGAGACAGGTGCGCAGCGGGCGGACGCGGCACGCGAGGCGGTCGTGGAAGAGGCGCTGACGCGGCTCAGCCTCGACGCCAAGACCCGGCTGCTGGCCGGCCAGGACATGTGGACCCTGCCCGCCCTGCCCGAGATCGGCCTGGAGCGGCTCGTCATGTCCGACGGACCGGTCGGCGTCCGCGGTGTGCGCTGGAGCGCCGACGACCCCTCCGTCGCCCTGCCCTCGCCGACCGCGCTCGCCGCCGCCTGGGACCCCGCGCTCGCCCACCGCGCGGGCGTGCTGCTCGCCCAGGAGGCCCGCCGCAAGGGCGTCCACGTGCTGCTCGCCCCCACCGTCAACCTGCACCGCTCCCCGCTCGGCGGCCGCCACTTCGAGGCCTACAGCGAGGACCCGTACCTGACCGGCGCGATCGGCACCGGATACGTCACCGGCGTCCAGTCCGGCGGCGTCGGCACCACCGTCAAGCACTTCGTCGCCAACGACGCCGAGACCGACCGCTTCACCGTGGACAACCTGGTCTCCGCACGCGCCCTGCGCGAGCTGTACCTGGCCCCCTTCGAGGCGATCGTCGAGAACGCCCGCCCGTGGGGCATCATGACCGCCTACAACACGGTCAACGGCACCACCATGACCGAGCACCACCACCTGGTCGGCGAAGTCCTGCGCGGCGAATGGGGCTTCGACGGCTTCAACGTCTCCGACTGGACGGCCGCCCGTGACACGGTCGCCTGCATCGAGGGCGGGCTCGACGTGGCGATGCCGGGGCCGCGCACCGTCTACGGCCCCGCCCTCGCCCGGGCCGTCCGGGACGGCGAGGTCGCCGAGGCCACGGTCGACGCGGCCGTACGGCGCGTGCTGCGGCTCGCCGCCCGCGTGGGGATCCTCGAGGGCGCCGAACCCGTCGTACCCGAACCGCCCGCGCCCGTCGACGGCGAGGCCCTCGCCCGCGAGATCGCCCGCCGCTCCTTCGTCCTCGTCCGCAACGAGCGCGCGGCGCTGCCGCTCGAGCCGAACGGCACCGTGGCCCTCATCGGCGCCGCCGCCCGCGACGCCCGCGTCCTCGGCGGCGGCTCCGCCACCGTCTTCCCGGCCCGGACCGTCTCCCCGCTCGACGGCCTCACCGCCGCACTCCCCGAGGGCACCCTCACCTATGCGGTCGGTGCCGACCCCGCCACCGAACTCGCCGTCGCCGGGCAGGGGTTCACCCTGCGAGCCGTCTGCCGGGACTCCGGCGGCACCGTCATCGGCACCCGCTCCGCACCGGGCGGGCTGATCCAGTGGATGGGCTCGGACCTGCCCGAGGGCGTCACGCACGACACACTCCACACCGTCGAGCTGACCGGCACCTTCACCCCGCGCGAGAGCGGCCCGCACACCTTCGGCATCAAGGGCGCGGGCGCCTTCACGCTCACCGTCGACGGCACGACGTACTACGACGACGTCCAGCGCCCCGCCGAGGACGACCCCTTCGAGGCCTTCTTCGGCGCCCCCGTGCCCCGCGCCCGGCCCGAACTCACCGCCGGCGAACCGGTCGACGTCTCCCTCACCCACGTCGTCCGGCTCCCGGACGACATCCCCATGAAGACGGTCACCTTCGCCCTCGCCCACTCCGCCCCGCAGCGCGACGCCGACGAACTGATCGCCGAGGCGGCCCGGGCGGCGCGCGGCGCCGGCACGGCCGTCGTCGTGGTCGCCACCACCGACCGCGTCGAGTCCGAGGGCTTCGACCGCACGGACCTGCGCCTGCCCGGCCGCCAGGACGACCTGGTCCGCGCGGTGGCCGCCGCCAACCCGAACACGGTCGTGGTCGTCAACTCCGGCTCTCCGGTGGAACTGCCCTGGCGCGAGGACGTGGCCGCCGTCCTGCTGACCTGGTTCCCCGGCCAGGAGGGCGGCGCCGCCCTCGCCGACGTCCTCACCGGCGCCCACGAGCCCGGCGGCCGGCTCCCCACCACCTGGGGCTCCCTCGCCGACGCACCGGTCACCCAGGTCGTCCCGGCCGACGGCCGACTCCCCTACGACGAGGGCGTGTTCATCGGCTACCGTGCCTGGGAGAAGGCCGGCTGCACCCCGGCGTACCCCTTCGGACACGGCCTCGGCTACACCGACTGGAGCTACGAGTGCCTGGAGGCCCGCCCGCAGGCCGACGGCACCGCCACGGCCCGCGTCCGGGTGCGCAACACCGGCGAGCGGTCCGGCCGTGAGGTCGTCCAGGTCTATCTCGCCCCGGCCGACCCCGACGCCGGTCGCCCGGCCCGCCGGCTCGCCGGTTTCGCCTCCGTCGAGGCCGGTCCCGGCGAGAGCGCCGAGGTGACCGTCGTACTCCCGCGCCGGGCCTTCGAGGTCTGGGACGAGAAGGCGAACGCGTGGGTGTTTGTGAAGGGTTCGTACGAGATCGCCGCCGGACGCTCGATCGCGGACCGCAGGCTCACCGCGCCGATTAACGTCTGA